Proteins from one Haematobia irritans isolate KBUSLIRL unplaced genomic scaffold, ASM5000362v1 scaffold_8, whole genome shotgun sequence genomic window:
- the LOC142242843 gene encoding uncharacterized protein LOC142242843, whose translation MENTSCFADDLENFEVIMDQSDDDTACPLDMSAVERALLEEPMAIPSPAIPEVQLSPQEIESPPPVVVDEPVVAPAVVEATDVGRTPAPLVCRVCGGRHALRRCRKFLSLSIEKRIRMVVRHRYCYRCLAQTHQSKDCPSRRRCPSCSGDHNVLLHAAAVAPRIEHGSSRSAQRIRSGSHTNRPSDLAVARSYSDFGGVGVLPLQNVVTLAPSLVVRVSPHGVSVPVRAVIDNCARQSQICRSMVENLGLPVTNIEGVQFCRLTVSSAYDPDHRLTFTARVHDLGRVLTPAEAVPERIKESFLGLPLADPQFYRVGRVEIVFGPEVCHPTTPMRSISLALMSLKFCLENPKRPTKQKLNMLIILEVTHTDNHQNTDTHIYRLT comes from the exons ATGGAAAATACCTCGTGCTTCGCTGACGACTTGGAAAATTTCGAGGTTATTATGGATCAATCGGATGATGATACTGCGTGCCCCCTTGATATGTCGGCGGTCGAACGGGCATTGTTGGAGGAGCCGATGGCGATACCGTCGCCTGCCATTCCGGAGGTTCAGCTATCGCCCCAAGAAATTGAGAGTCCACCTCCGGTAGTTGTGGATGAGCCCGTGGTGGCGCCTGCTGTAGTAGAGGCTACTGATGTTGGTCGAACTCCTGCTCCATTGGTTTGCAGGGTTTGTGGAGGTCGTCACGCATTGCGGCGGTGTCGGAAGTTCCTCTCTCTTTCGATTGAGAAGAGGATACGTATGGTGGTACGACATCGCTATTGCTACAGATGTCTAGCACAGACCCACCAGTCGAAGGATTGTCCTAGCCGGCGTAGGTGCCCCAGTTGCTCCGGGGACCACAATGTTTTGTTACACGCTGCGGCTGTGGCGCCTCGAATTGAACATGGGAGCTCGAGGTCTGCTCAGCGGATTCGTAGTGGGAGCCATACGAATCGTCCGTCCGATCTTGCTGTGGCACGGTCATATTCCGATTTTGGCGGCGTCGGAGTTCTGCCTCTGCAGAATGTCGTTACTCTGGCGCCCAGCCTCGTAGTCCGCGTGTCCCCCCATGGTGTGTCCGTTCCGGTCCGTGCAGTAATCGACAACTGCGCGCGCCAAAGCCAAATCTGTCGTTCTATGGTCGAGAACTTAGGGCTACCGGTTACAAATATTGAGGGGGTCCAATTTTGCCGGTTGACAGTATCGTCCGCTTATGATCCAGACCATCGACTGACGTTTACTGCTCGTGTGCACGATCTAGGTCGTGTGTTGACCCCCGCCGAAGCCGTGCCAGAACGGATCAAGGAATCCTTTTTGGGATTACCTTTGGCAGATCCGCAATTTTACCGAGTGGGACGGGTTGAGATCGTTTTTGGTCCTGAGGT CTGTCATCCAACTACTCCTATGAGGTCAATATCATTGGctttaatgtctttaaaattctGTCTGGAAAACCCAAAACgtccaacaaaacaaaaactcaatATGCTAATAATTCTAGAAGTCACCCACACTGATAACCATCAGAATAcggacacacacatatacagacTCACATAG